The Gossypium hirsutum isolate 1008001.06 chromosome A13, Gossypium_hirsutum_v2.1, whole genome shotgun sequence nucleotide sequence caattcgaAAAAATGGGTTAAACTATTGAGCCGGCGAATTTGAATATCTTAATAATGTACAAGTTTAATCtagttttttttaaggtaaattacacttaaaatcattaaattattaataaatttgtgtttgtcactcaattttaaaaagttataaaataatcactaaactattcaaaagtattcatttaagtcactagattGTTAAAATCGCTGTTATATAGTTTTCTTAGTTCGCATTGCTTGCACTAGTCGAAAACTTTTCTTCCCCATCTTTtctacagttcaatttttttccataaaacaACTTTGAACTTTATAAATCCAACCAACGAAACGTCACTTGGAGCTCGCTAgcaagactttaaaaaaaaagaaagcttaacaacttagtgacttaaatgaaaacttttgaatagtttagtgatttaaatcaaaactttcaaataatttaatgactcaTTTGTAGTTTTTCAAAATTGAGTAACCGaaacgtaaatttactaatagtttagtgactttagATATAGTTTAtccttttttaaatatatatatatttattagtaattGAAAAAATCTCAAACTGAACTCGAGCTTGAATATAAATTATAGAGCCATTTAGCATTAGGTGAACAAGCCTAATCAAGCAAGTTTGAGTAAttcgattttttaaaaaaaaataaattcaatcaaGCTCGAAGtgagttttgaattttgaatagAACTCAAACTTCTTATGGTGTGGATTCATTCGAGATTGATTACAAGTTTATTGGTATTGAGGGAGTATAAAAGATAAGCATAAAGATGAGTTTCTTACGCGTTGAGAGAGGGGAGTTTTGATGACTGCAGGAGCAACGACATTAACCCTAATATTATCTCCTGCCCAATCACATGCCAAGAATTTCGCAAGATGGTTCATGGCCTCTGCAACAAAATCACTCAATTTTAGAGGGGATTAAAGCACAAATTTTCCATTTCAATGGCCAAGGCCCCTACCTACCTCCTGCTTATATACATGGTTAATTGTATCAAGCATTCTTAAATTATCACCAGGACTTTAAATTGGTTTTTGAActccaaaatattttaattgaatattcaaaatattttaatttaggcATTAAATGATAGTATGAATCTGACGTgctacatatttaaaacatatgaatCAAATCGTAAACACGTCAGATTCAAGTTGTTTGCACGTAATTACAATTTGAACCACATATTTTACATATGCTTTACACCATATTTGAGTTGGCAGTTAACAGCCTAGATTAGTAGAAGGACCTGATTAACATGATAGTGATATTTTAAAGACTCGATAAGAAAGTTTTAAAGTTCTAGGGCCAATTTAATATCTAGATTACAATTTGAGTACGTCTTGAACTTGACAACATTTCCAACTTTGGTCTCTAAACTCTTTTTATAATCCACATTAGTCCTTGAACATGTCATCTTTTCTCAATTTGGTTCCTAAACTTGGATTATGTTAAGGCATGAGGACATGGAACTCTGATATTGGTCCctaaacttgtaatttttacattttatacaatttttaaacatgacacAATATCAAAGTGCTACATTATTACCTTAGTTGAATCTAAGTTTAGAgaccaaattagaaaaattacCAAGTTTTGGGActaatataaactaaaaaaaaaattcaaggaccaaattgaaaaaatgtcatgtttatttattatatttgttttagtttctttttattattattatcacatttAATATTAGTTAATAATTATTTGTCGAGTTAATCCGTTGTGTTTAGATAATTTCAATTTGATATTATTCCCAATTCGATTTTGATGTTCAGTATTGAAGCTGCATATTTCCCGATATCCCAACTGTTTAAGATAACAAttgttatataaatataaaacatgtaaaatatatttCCAAAAGAAGAGAGTAAAACATTACCTTTGGTGGCTCCTAATATAGGCGCGGTATATATAGGTAATGCACCAACAATTGAAGAAATAAACACAACGCTTGCAGCGGCGGAAGCTTTCAAAAGGGGATGTGCCAATACACTAATTTTATAAGCCGATTCGAAGTTGGTGCTCGTCAAAAACGAAACATCTTCTGCCGTGTAATCCGTCACCATTTTCCCTATATTCGTTCCAACGTTATTTATCTGCAAATTTTACGGGTTAAACtgtgaatttttattaattttatataatcatAGGTTAAATTCCATGGGAGGTCCCTGTACTATAGAGGTTACATCAAATTAatccctctattattaaatagatcaattgtaATCCCTATACTACAAAAAGAATTAAACAAGtcccttaaaaataaaaatgtgattCTATAAAGCaagaattattattaatttttttatgaaatggaTTCAAATTACTTCACAAACTCTAATTAAGAATAAATGAAAAGATCTAGCTTGAAACCTCTCCTCAAAATTAAAAGATTCAATTTAAGTCTTTTTAACTAttcattaaatgaaaaattaataattttatctcgATCCCTTAAACAAAATTTCTAGCTTAGCCCGTATTTATTTGAgtcaatttgtaatatatatatttatatatatgggaGAGAGATTTACTTACATAAGTGTAAGACTTAAGTGGTTTTACacatttccatgaatttttacaCAATTACTGTTTTAATAATCCAACTGTCATGTTTCATGCTCCATTTTTTAAGATCATGCATGTCAAGTTTggcaaaaatgaaaattttataactattgattttatgtaaaaaactttcaaccattaaatatatattaatataaacaatattttatatagatatgatagagatattggatcgattaaaaaatttacatgcataataagtataaatataatgataaatttaaggttgcgttgttaaatattaatagtataaaaagTTACGGAAGGATGTAAAACCATTTAAGTTTTATATCCATATAAGTGGATCTCTTCCCACATATGTATATAATGATCTTTCATATTTGAATATTAGCAGTAATTTACCAGGATGTTAAGCCTTCCATTGAACACAGAGGAAACAGTGCTTAATAGATTTTCCCTTTGAGCTTGATTCGAAACATCACACACTGAACCTGTAACTCGAAAACCCTTTGCTTTCCATTCGAGTAAGCAATCGTTGAGCTCGGTTTCAGTTCGAGAACATGTATGCACAATGGCTCCAAGTCCAGCTAATTCCTCCACGATTGCATGCCTGATCATCGTCGCATCAACAACAATACTTGGTTTTCACATTGACATTAAATCAAACACATAGAATGCATAAAAAACCAACACTCTTTTCATGTAGCATCAATAACAATACTTGGTTTTCACATTGACATTAAATCAAACACATAGAATGCATAAAAAAAACAACACTCTTTTCACGTATATTTCCACTAAATTCATATCAAATCACGAAAAGGAGATGAACCCTTTTCGTGTTGTCTCATGTTCTGgttatttttctcgaatttttaGGGAGTAGGGAGAGGAAAGTACCCGATGCCTTTGGTACCACCGGTGACAAGTGCAGTCATGCCTTGAAGACTCCATCTTTTGTCTTTGCTACACCCCTCTGCTTCTCCCATTTTGCTTACTTctcagcttcttcttcttttctttggtCTTTATATAGCGGTACaccattttgtatatttttatatgtagaTTAACTCTCCAATCTTCATTTTCGTATTCCATTAAGATAGATTATGTAccgtaaattaaaattttctaattatttgttttgtgtaaaaaattttcaaccatccaattaatattaatatataaaatattttagatttatatgATAAAGATATCAAAcaggtttaaaattttacatcTACAATAACTGCAATTATATTAATAGATTTAACGGTTAGATGATTAAAATAACAATTGTAGTGTAAAACAATGTTAATTTTACACTTTTATTGTACATATATCGTTAAAATGTCgatccaaaatatttatttttattccaagATTTtgtcaattattttatttatttaatctttctaaatataatttaagtatacacgacaaaatttcaatttcacttgCAAAGTTAAAACTTTCCATTATCCGTGTATAAAATAATATGACACTTCATCATTGGTGAAATAATAAGGAAggacttttaaataaatataaataatatttatttagaaATAAATCCTAAACGTGCTTGTGGATTGAGCCTTATACggttaacattattattattggaACAACCAAGAAGACGTGGGTTTGAACGCATGTGTTTTTCTTCGATTTAAGATTGAGAGGGCTTATGAATAGAAATatgtattgtataaaaaaacatGAAATCCTAACCTCAATATAAACTCTAAATCTTAAACTCGAAACTTAAGAGAAAGAATgtactaattttatttataagtCCTCCACTATTTTTTGTTTTACTCAATAATAACATATTGTAATATTATTTACTGACAGTGTATTAAATTCGATACCACGAGTTAACATGATACAAAATGAATCGAGaaaaaaatccaatttttttaaaaaaaattaaaaactctttTTGTAATTTGTTTCATATCtttccaaaaaaaagaaaaatggaggagGGTTTATTTATTGTAGGTGTTTTACTATATGTATTTGTAGATGGCATACAACCATCCACATAGTGTATGTGTTTTACTATATATGTGTGGATGATATGCTGAAAATGATTGCCATTTTCATAGAAATCCGAGCTATACGACCATGGTAGGTAGCCTGGCTGTTGTTATTATCATATCAGTGTCGGTGGTGAttgttttggtttaattatatttGCTTGTACTATATGTATAAGTActattaaagataaaattaaatttttttacgggcagaaactaaattataatttttacgatagtaaaaataataattttactattttaataacttatatatctttataatttttaaataattaaatcaaatttttatatttttagggggataaagtataattttacctgaGTACTACTTATTGATTGATaagtattttgatattttaaattaattttaattttaatttattaaaaataattttttgtcttaactattattttatatgaatagataatgaaatatgatgattgtattattaaaatattaatcgtataaaaaGTTACGGAAGAGTGTAAAACCAATTAAGTTTTACACCAGTGTAAGTGGATACCTCCCCGATAAATAGTTAAGTTGACAGAAGGACCTTCTTGACATGATAGAGATATTTTAAAGACTCAATAAGAAAGTTTTGAAGTTCTAGGGCCAATTTAAAATCTAGACTACAATTTGAGTACGCCTTGAATTTGACAACCTCTCCAACTTTTGGtctctaaacttttttttggtcCACATTAGTCCATGAAC carries:
- the LOC121212682 gene encoding tropinone reductase homolog At1g07440, which translates into the protein MGEAEGCSKDKRWSLQGMTALVTGGTKGIGHAIVEELAGLGAIVHTCSRTETELNDCLLEWKAKGFRVTGSVCDVSNQAQRENLLSTVSSVFNGRLNILINNVGTNIGKMVTDYTAEDVSFLTSTNFESAYKISVLAHPLLKASAAASVVFISSIVGALPIYTAPILGATKEAMNHLAKFLACDWAGDNIRVNVVAPAVIKTPLSQRFFEGNEEGLKTAISRTPLGRLGEPKEVSAMVAFLCLPAASYVTGQLIYVDGGMTVNGLCFPNQTTKQHEP